The proteins below come from a single Alnus glutinosa chromosome 9, dhAlnGlut1.1, whole genome shotgun sequence genomic window:
- the LOC133877756 gene encoding uncharacterized protein LOC133877756 — protein METSSVLLHSRTLPFCFTLAHNKVSLRHLDKHLPICSYQRHQSVKPFKSPLHCSFKASPLSLSLTRTRTHLLPPLKCSYSNTTTSDSDNPLLKSLKNLSLDSLKKSLSQLTPIDIVKWSGVLSIAIAAAKWTLNLLFNPFFWMYFSWTWLFWPWLVAISFAIYGLYCLRKNLLGEANIFEQLALVTSVFTWLTLVPPAHFNGYLEGWPFVFFFVYHYFFFFNVTVRKRLYGDYYARPHDPKWEVNPPRWLRLLFCVGVMVGHWLAAFEGPELHRIPGGWTNVGVWILIMVTLLMQYNSTLYLAKYSEKVVVPTAVVQFGPYRWVRHPIYSSTMLLFVTYCVALRAPLSSLFVIAVCLLYYEQKAKLEEALMVETFGDGYMEYAAKVRCKFIPFVY, from the coding sequence ATGGAAACTAGTTCAGTTCTCCTCCACTCAAGAACCCTCCCCTTCTGTTTTACCCTAGCACACAACAAAGTTTCTCTCAGACATTTGGACAAACACTTGCCAATCTGCAGTTATCAGCGCCACCAAAGCGTTAAACCCTTCAAATCCCCGTTACATTGCTCTTTTAAAGCAAGCCCGTTGTCACTATCTTTAACAAGAACAAGAACCCATTTGTTACCTCCTCTCAAATGCTCGTATTCCAACACCACCACCTCGGATTCAGACAACCCATTGCTAAAATCCCTCAAAAACCTCTCACTTGATTCGTTGAAGAAAAGCCTTTCTCAGTTAACTCCTATTGATATTGTCAAGTGGTCTGGGGTCTTATCCATCGCTATTGCGGCAGCAAAATGGACTCTGAATTTGCTCTTCAACCCTTTCTTTTGGATGTATTTCAGCTGGACTTGGTTGTTCTGGCCGTGGCTCGTGGCGATATCGTTTGCAATTTACGGCTTATATTGCCTTCGCAAGAATTTACTTGGTGAAGCTAACATCTTTGAGCAACTTGCCCTTGTTACTTCAGTATTTACTTGGCTAACTCTTGTGCCGCCCGCCCATTTCAATGGGTATCTTGAAGGTTGGCCTTTCGTGTTCTTCTTCGTGTaccattatttctttttcttcaatgtaACTGTAAGGAAACGGTTATATGGTGATTACTATGCTCGCCCGCATGACCCCAAGTGGGAAGTGAACCCGCCCAGGTGGCTTCGCCTTTTGTTCTGTGTGGGAGTCATGGTTGGGCACTGGTTGGCCGCATTTGAAGGCCCGGAGCTGCACCGCATTCCGGGCGGGTGGACCAATGTAGGGGTTTGGATTTTGATAATGGTGACACTGTTGATGCAGTACAATTCGACGTTGTATCTTGCAAAGTATTCGGAAAAGGTGGTTGTGCCAACTGCTGTCGTACAGTTTGGCCCTTATCGCTGGGTCCGTCATCCAATATACTCGTCTACGATGCTGCTGTTTGTAACTTACTGTGTTGCACTTCGAGCACCTTTGAGCTCGCTCTTTGTTATAGCAGTTTGTTTGTTGTACTATGAGCAGAAGGCAAAACTGGAGGAGGCTTTGATGGTTGAGACTTTTGGGGATGGGTATATGGAGTATGCCGCTAAAGTTAGATGCAAGTTCATTCCTTTTGTTTATTAG